TTAAGTAATAAATGTTGTAAACTTATTGAATTTATACTTAAAAGTTTTCTATTATCAATATTTTGATTAAAATTTTAAGAGCAGTTAATCTGCTCATTTTTATTGTACAAATTTGAAAGTGTTATGCAATACTTATTTTTCCAAATTTTATTTTGAATCCTACTGGAATTTGAAAATTTGATTATCGCGTTCCTATTTTAATTTGAAAATATTCACTAATTTGTGGTAAAATTGACCTAATTAGTCATCATACATAGAGCCTTTTACCGTAATATACATTTCATCAAGCATTACCCCGCTTAATGTACCTAATGAGCTATATGCATGGCTGCTGCTTCCTAAATCAATATTGTCCATCCACACTCTTATGTAATACTCACCATCCGGCATATGTGCATGTGTAAAAGTGTTTATATTGTCCTTGTTTATAATAATATCCACCTCTGTAGTTTCTGTTATTTTGTACATTTTTTGTCCTGGCTTTACATACTCTCTGTATTTGTAATTATCCCTGCTGCTTAAAGTGTTAGATTCTGCATATCCTTCCATCACCATTTTCCAATATTCATGTGTATTTCCTCCACTTATATGTTCATGGTAAATTTCTTCAACTTTTTTTGTATAACGTAACTCATCGCTATTTCTGTCTAACACCGTCACAAGTTCTATCCCGTTTATACCTATGTTATCCCGTGCCGTCAATCTGCCCGGACGTGTACTGAAAGTACTTCCCCTTTCAGGCAGCAGTTCTCCTTTTATATTTACAGCTTCCCTGTAGTCATTTATGTACATAAGGTCTGTTTCGTAGTTAAATGAATTTATAACGGCGTTTACAATATCTTTGTGTTCCTGTGTATCATAAGGCACAGGCTTGTATGTTACCGTCTCCACTTTAAAAGAATATTTTCCGGCAGGGTTAAAGTAGTATCCTGACTTTATAGGGTACTCAAATCTTTGTAGATCTATATCCGTTGGAAATACAGCTTTGTCATACAGGTCTTTTCTGTTTATACCTTGCCTTGCTGCTTCCCTTGCCTGCATATATTCAATTTCCATAGGACTATTTATTTTTATTTGTATATCTCCACTGTTTTGCTGCTTAAAAGTTCTTTGATATTTTCCGTCAATAGGTGTCCAGCCGTATTCTTTTCCGTTGGAGTCTAAACGGCACATCCATCTGATTACATTAAAATTATACGGCTCACTTTCCCAATACATTTTTTTGTTAAGAGAATCTACCCTGTTGTTTTCTATTTCATTTCTAAAGCTTTTTGACGGAATGTTTTTCATTCCATTATATACATAAACATTAAACGTTAAATCTTTTGTTACTTCGTTAAACGGTGCAGTTCTAAGTACTTTATGAGGGCATAATTCACAATCTTCAAAACCGCACTCATAAACATCCCATCCTTGTATATAACCTTCAGAGAAAAGCCGGCCATTTTTAACCACCGGGGTTGAAGAATTTATGTCAAGCCATTTCCTACCTTCAGGATCATCTCCAAAATCCCTTCTTTCAATGGTGAAATTTACAATAGGATTTCTTTCAACTCTGCTTCTTCTCACTTCATTGACAGGAGGATTATTTTGTTCAGAATACTTTCTAAACAACCCGTCTCTTGGATCTCTTATTATTTTAAACTCTCCCGTTATATTTCCGCTCCAGCTTCCTCTGGCAGACCCTAAATCAGCCACGGAAGGTCTTTTTGAAAGATTAAAACTAAAGTCTCTTGAGAGTACATTGTAAGGAATGTCATATTCATCATATTCAAAAATACTCTCAACATACTTTATTTCTGCTTCAAATACATTGTTTCCTAAATATTTTTCTTCAGGGCTTGTACCGTCTTCATTTATAACAAAACGCACTAAAACATCATCTTCAGGCATACTAAAACTTGCATACATCAATCTTTCATTTTCACCGGGAATGGTGATTTTGCCCTTTTCTTTGGTTGCATGTCCTAAATATTCTACAGGTATTTTAGAGCCATCACTTTTCTTTATAATTTCCCATTCATAATCTGCTGTCTCATCCTCGGTAAATGTAGACTTTACATTTATTCCAACTAAAACTTTTCTTCCTGCTCCGGCACCAACCGGAATGGATTCTGCTTGAACGGAAATATCTTTTTTTAACATTTCAAACGGCATAAGGAGAAAGGTTTTGTATCTTAAATTTTGACCATTGTTGTGAAAATAAAAACCTATTCCCAGCCCCCATGAATACATTGTAGGGGGCTGGATTATATGTACATAATCTTCAACAGAACCTCCGTCAGAAAAATATTGGGGCTCCGGACCGTCAACTATATTTGCGGCAAAGAAATCCCTCCGTCCGGTTGATTTATATAACATATCAGGCCTAAAATCTTTAGTTTTTATCCACTGCTGAATGTAGGGATGTTTGTGATTCCAAGGATCTCTAACCCACCTTCCATTAAGAGTTTCTACATTCTGACTTGGAGGATAATCTGGTGGAAATACAGGATTTGCAAACAAATCACCTTCAACCGTATATCCTAAACATCTGTATTGAGGAACTCCTTCTTCATCAGGTCTTTGAATTACTTTAATCGCAGCATTTTTAATAGCATCACTACTAGCACTAATTTCACTACCATACACAAAAATAGACATGTTATTAAAGGCCGGAGTACCTTTAACAGCTAATACTTGATTTATTTCGTGTCCTTTTACATTCTTCTCTCCATAATAGTTACAATAGCCAAGATTCTCTTCCAAGAAATCATTAGCTACTTTAAGAGATTCTTGAGCTGTTTTTATATTAGTGCTGCTTGCTGATACTGTAATATTAATCATCTGTATTAGTAAAGAAATAATCAGTATTTTAATTATATGCTTTTTCACCTTTTACACCTGCCGCTCTATAATATCAATTTCCCCACTCAACTACAATATCATCGTATTGGCTTGTATCAGGTACATATCCTGGAACCATAATATCTATTGGTATATCTCCAGCTTCTGATCTTGATATCCATATGTACTGATTTGTTTCTTTTACATAAATGTATTTTTCAGGCAAATAAGTCCATCTGCTTTTCTTTTGTCTAACATGTTTTTCTATTTCGTTTGCTATATCTTTACCAAATCTGCTTTCTATTACAAACACCAAATCTCCAATTTGCTGTTCAAAATTTGGCCTCAAAATATTTATAGATATACTTGTTTCTATTATGTCACTACTTGAATTTACAACTATTATATTTGTATCTTTTGGTACTAAAAATCCATTTACTTCTTCAAACCCTCCATCCTTTGGTATGTCATCCTTAGAGTCACCTTTTTCTCTCGTATCAATATAAACCGTCCTTACAGCCGGGTCCCAATCCACCCTTGCACCTAACCCCTCACTTACAAACCTCACCGGTACAAAGGTCCTGTCTTCCTTCAGCAACGCTTCTGTATCCATTAGATTCTTTTCACCGTTTATTGTATAGTCCTTTTTTCCAATTACTATCTTTATTTCTTTATCTCCCTGGGATATTGTAACCGTCTTTGTGCTTCCTTCCCAGCCTACTTCTGCCCCTAATGCTTCACTTACAAACCTCACCGGTACCTGTGTCCTGCCGTTGTCGTCTATAAACGGCTCTGCATCCGGGAAATTCACCCTATTGCCGTTTACCACCACACGAAGAGGCAATTGAGCAAAGGGTGTTGTTGTAAAAGCCATTAACATAATAACTGATACTGTAATAAATAAAACTATTTTTTTCATTTTATTTCCTCCCATTTTTCATTTTTTACATGATATATAATATATATCTACAAAATTTTATTTTAACTTTATTTTTATAATCAAGCAAAACTATTTGCTTCCCTGCTTAATTTTTTAGCCTTACCAGTGCCTTTTCTGCTTCAGACATAAATTTTAAAAATACCTCCGTGAGACTTATTTCAATTCCTTTTATTCCTAATATCACCCATATTCCAGCTCTGATTTCCTATGGTCATGTTGGCTAATCTCTCATTATTTTTAACTGCATTTTTTTTAATTCTATATTGACGCAGCCTATTTTCATAGTCTTCTTCGGAACCTTCTTTAAAGCCAGTTTCAGATTTTTTATCTCTTCTGCCTAATTTCATTGAGTCTTCAAAGTATAATTCCTTATACATAGCATATTTCTCTTCGCATATAGTACCATCGGGGGAGTCGTAAATTTCACCAAGGCTTTCTAATATTTCTCTAAGTGATAATCCATCTCTAGCTACACTCCATTCAATATTTAAATATATTAATGTATTTAATAGTCTTCCTTCTAGTCCTTGTTCTTGAAGTTCTTTGCTTAATTCATTCATTTTACTTCCCTCCACTTACTATAGCTAAATTCAAAAGAATCTTCCATAACAAAACCACCTCTAACTAAAACCCATTCAGCATTATGAGGTCCTGTTAATAGTTCAGCTTCATTATCCTCATTAATTAAATCTATTTTCCCTTCTTTTAAAAACAGATTAAAAGAAATACTATTCAACATAGCTATTGAAGTGGTTATTCCTGAGCATATGAAAGTGATAAAGTCCGGTGGAGGAAAAGTGGATAGAGAAAGGGTTGTATGGAATATATCTCAAATTAAAGAAGACGAAATGGGAAGCATATCCTTTAAAGTTAGGATCAACAGCCTTGAGGAAGCAGAGATCATAGAAACGGTAAGGGCTGCAGTAACACAAATTGAAGGTATAAAGAACGAGGGATATTCCAAATCGAATATTGAAGTGTTGCTGTACTCCGGTCGCTATGAGTCAGAAGAAGTACACAGCCGGTATATACAAGGTTATGCAGATGGAACCTTTAGACCTGATAACCCAATAACAAGAGCTGAAGCAGCAACAATATTTGCGAAGGCGCTGGGACTTGAGATAAGTAAAAATTCTCAGACAATTTATAGAGATGTACAGTCTGATAATTGGGCTGCAGGATATATAGAGGCTGTAACAAATGCAGGTTTGTTTACCGGGTATGGAAACGGGGAGTTCCGTCCGGGGGATTATATAACAAGGGCTGAAATGGCGGCTGTTATATTCAAATTCTTAGGATGTGAGGATGCAGAGCCGATACAGAAGCATTTTAACGACTTAGAGGAACACTGGGCGCAGAACTGTATTGAAAGCATATACAGGTTTGACATAGTAAAAGGGTATGGGGATGGAAGCTATCAGCCTAACAGAAACATAACCCGGGCAGAAGCAGTGGTGATGATTAACAAGATGTTGCTTAGAAGACCTATTGATGATATAGAGCAGAAAAAACAGACTTTCCCAGATGTTGCTAAAACCCACTGGGCATTTGCGTAGATTGAAGCTGCAGCAAAAGGAGCTGAATATAAGCATTAAAATCATTTTAAAAGATTGTGATGAAGTTAAATTTGAATGAGAAAGACTTGATACAGCGGAGGTGAGAAGATGATTAAAGTTACTACACAGCCGATTTATGATGAATTTTTTAAGATGTGTGCAGATGCCCAGCAAAATATAATGTTATGTGCGCCCTTTGTGAAGCAGGAAATTGTTGATAATATTTTTTCCGTAACAGCAGATAGGGGATTATCAATGCAATTAATCACAAATATAAATTTGCAAAGCTTTCATCGAAGGACATCAGATATTGGTGCAATAGAAGAATTTTTAAAAAACGGCCCAGTTTATAATTGTACAACACTACATGCAAAACTATATATTTTTGATAATAAAAAATGTATTATAACGTCCGCAAACTTAACCACATCAGGTCTTCAAAAAAATCTCGAATGCAGTGTGCAGACAGATGATATGGACTTGGTTGATTCATCGGTATCCGAATATAACTCAATAATCAAAGATGATAGGGTAGGCAAAATTTTATAGCAGAGCAATTAAAAGAGGCTTATCCCCGTAATCATAACCGGGAGGCTAAGGTGCGTCAGATATTGCAGCAATTACGTGATATTGGTTTAATTGAATTCACTTCTCCCGGAATTTATAAAAGACTGTGGGTGAAAGGAGATATCAATGAAGTTTAAAATTCAAGTTTATAAAAGTAAAAAAATACACAAATACTAGAGTACAGTAGGATTTTATGGTAAAATGATGTATGGAAAAATAAAATTCCATTAAAAAGATGAATATATTACAAACAGAAAGGTACGGTTATTATGGACAAGTTTATGAAAGAAGCTGTGGAAGAAGCTCTAAAAGGTGTAAGAGAAAATCATGGAGGGCCTTTTGGAGCTGTGATAGTAAGAAATGGGGAGATTATCTCAAAGGCTCACAATGAAGTTATAAAAAACAATGACCCTACAGACCATGCAGAAATGATAGCAATAAGAGAGGCTTCTAAAAAGCTTGGGAGATTTGACCTTTCAGACTCTGAGCTTTATACCTCTTGTGAACCTTGTCCCATGTGCTTTGCAGCTGTGCACTGGGCTAAAATAAAGAAAGTATACTTTGGCTGCACCAGGGAAGATGCCGCTGGCATTGGCTTTGATGACAACTATATATATGATGTAATAAAAGGTGTCGCAAAAGA
The genomic region above belongs to Acetivibrio saccincola and contains:
- a CDS encoding S-layer homology domain-containing protein → MKVIKSGGGKVDRERVVWNISQIKEDEMGSISFKVRINSLEEAEIIETVRAAVTQIEGIKNEGYSKSNIEVLLYSGRYESEEVHSRYIQGYADGTFRPDNPITRAEAATIFAKALGLEISKNSQTIYRDVQSDNWAAGYIEAVTNAGLFTGYGNGEFRPGDYITRAEMAAVIFKFLGCEDAEPIQKHFNDLEEHWAQNCIESIYRFDIVKGYGDGSYQPNRNITRAEAVVMINKMLLRRPIDDIEQKKQTFPDVAKTHWAFA
- a CDS encoding nucleoside deaminase, with protein sequence MDKFMKEAVEEALKGVRENHGGPFGAVIVRNGEIISKAHNEVIKNNDPTDHAEMIAIREASKKLGRFDLSDSELYTSCEPCPMCFAAVHWAKIKKVYFGCTREDAAGIGFDDNYIYDVIKGVAKEKQVALKQMGRDLAIKAFKEWEAKEDKVQY
- a CDS encoding phospholipase D-like domain-containing protein codes for the protein MIKVTTQPIYDEFFKMCADAQQNIMLCAPFVKQEIVDNIFSVTADRGLSMQLITNINLQSFHRRTSDIGAIEEFLKNGPVYNCTTLHAKLYIFDNKKCIITSANLTTSGLQKNLECSVQTDDMDLVDSSVSEYNSIIKDDRVGKIL
- a CDS encoding Athe_2463 domain-containing protein, which produces MKKHIIKILIISLLIQMINITVSASSTNIKTAQESLKVANDFLEENLGYCNYYGEKNVKGHEINQVLAVKGTPAFNNMSIFVYGSEISASSDAIKNAAIKVIQRPDEEGVPQYRCLGYTVEGDLFANPVFPPDYPPSQNVETLNGRWVRDPWNHKHPYIQQWIKTKDFRPDMLYKSTGRRDFFAANIVDGPEPQYFSDGGSVEDYVHIIQPPTMYSWGLGIGFYFHNNGQNLRYKTFLLMPFEMLKKDISVQAESIPVGAGAGRKVLVGINVKSTFTEDETADYEWEIIKKSDGSKIPVEYLGHATKEKGKITIPGENERLMYASFSMPEDDVLVRFVINEDGTSPEEKYLGNNVFEAEIKYVESIFEYDEYDIPYNVLSRDFSFNLSKRPSVADLGSARGSWSGNITGEFKIIRDPRDGLFRKYSEQNNPPVNEVRRSRVERNPIVNFTIERRDFGDDPEGRKWLDINSSTPVVKNGRLFSEGYIQGWDVYECGFEDCELCPHKVLRTAPFNEVTKDLTFNVYVYNGMKNIPSKSFRNEIENNRVDSLNKKMYWESEPYNFNVIRWMCRLDSNGKEYGWTPIDGKYQRTFKQQNSGDIQIKINSPMEIEYMQAREAARQGINRKDLYDKAVFPTDIDLQRFEYPIKSGYYFNPAGKYSFKVETVTYKPVPYDTQEHKDIVNAVINSFNYETDLMYINDYREAVNIKGELLPERGSTFSTRPGRLTARDNIGINGIELVTVLDRNSDELRYTKKVEEIYHEHISGGNTHEYWKMVMEGYAESNTLSSRDNYKYREYVKPGQKMYKITETTEVDIIINKDNINTFTHAHMPDGEYYIRVWMDNIDLGSSSHAYSSLGTLSGVMLDEMYITVKGSMYDD
- a CDS encoding copper amine oxidase N-terminal domain-containing protein, coding for MKKIVLFITVSVIMLMAFTTTPFAQLPLRVVVNGNRVNFPDAEPFIDDNGRTQVPVRFVSEALGAEVGWEGSTKTVTISQGDKEIKIVIGKKDYTINGEKNLMDTEALLKEDRTFVPVRFVSEGLGARVDWDPAVRTVYIDTREKGDSKDDIPKDGGFEEVNGFLVPKDTNIIVVNSSSDIIETSISINILRPNFEQQIGDLVFVIESRFGKDIANEIEKHVRQKKSRWTYLPEKYIYVKETNQYIWISRSEAGDIPIDIMVPGYVPDTSQYDDIVVEWGN